In one Methylobacterium sp. SyP6R genomic region, the following are encoded:
- a CDS encoding porin: MKLVKSLLLGSAAGLTVVAGAQAADLPIKKAAPVEYVRVCSAYGAGFFFIPGTDTCLRVSGRARFEAGYSQGYSRSGNNGDLMGYRGLGRLNLDARTQTAYGTLRAFVRFELASRTGAYLTSGTQNRAANGFGGVGVDTFGRSQQYVNVDKAFIQFAGLTAGRAASFYDFYAHDFEIIGTSLGSDVSSTNLLAYTATFGNGFSATLSVEDPIFRKTPLFGTATAGNAASSFAVFTAAAANLSPVIATNAAGVPIGEAFYDLRQTSRMPDFVGALRYDAAWGSAQLSAAVHELNAGNASSVLNFAGGTIASGSVVTPRVNTEYGWAVQGGLKINTPFIAPGDALYLQGSYGEGAQLYTGYSSYIGSYTVSAGNTQGAQFASYFADAAVNPVNGKMELSTSWTVVGSYLHYWTPEWRSAFIGSYGEMTFGRTSRNLLGALNFNGLGNPVNSPGAFAYSAALRDTSQIVVGANLIWSPVKDLDIGVEGLYNRVDLKGGAVVDQNKAPGQVPVGLNAAGLPTNAAGVVLPTAKSADTFNIRMRVQRDF, from the coding sequence ATGAAGCTCGTTAAGAGCCTTCTGCTCGGTTCGGCCGCTGGCCTGACCGTCGTTGCCGGTGCGCAAGCCGCCGATCTGCCGATCAAGAAGGCTGCGCCGGTCGAGTACGTTCGTGTCTGCTCGGCCTATGGTGCCGGCTTCTTCTTCATCCCCGGCACCGATACGTGCCTGCGCGTCTCCGGCCGCGCCCGCTTCGAAGCCGGCTACTCGCAGGGCTACTCGCGCTCGGGCAACAACGGCGACCTGATGGGTTACCGCGGCCTCGGCCGCCTCAACCTCGACGCCCGCACCCAGACCGCCTACGGCACGCTCCGCGCCTTCGTGCGCTTCGAGCTCGCCTCGCGGACCGGCGCCTACCTCACCTCGGGCACCCAGAACCGCGCCGCCAACGGCTTCGGCGGCGTGGGCGTCGACACCTTCGGTCGCTCGCAGCAATACGTGAACGTCGACAAGGCCTTCATCCAGTTCGCCGGCCTCACCGCCGGTCGTGCGGCCTCGTTCTACGACTTCTACGCCCACGACTTCGAGATCATCGGCACCTCGCTGGGCTCGGACGTCTCCTCCACCAACCTGCTCGCCTACACCGCGACCTTCGGGAACGGCTTCTCGGCGACGCTGTCGGTCGAAGATCCGATCTTCCGCAAGACCCCGCTGTTCGGCACCGCCACCGCCGGCAACGCGGCGAGCTCCTTCGCGGTCTTCACCGCCGCGGCCGCCAACCTGAGCCCGGTCATCGCCACCAACGCGGCCGGCGTGCCGATCGGCGAGGCGTTCTACGACCTGCGCCAGACCTCGCGTATGCCCGACTTCGTCGGCGCGCTGCGCTACGACGCCGCTTGGGGCTCGGCCCAGCTCTCTGCCGCCGTGCACGAGCTGAATGCCGGCAACGCTTCGAGCGTGCTGAACTTCGCCGGCGGCACCATCGCGTCCGGTTCTGTCGTTACGCCCCGCGTGAACACCGAGTACGGCTGGGCCGTGCAGGGTGGTCTGAAGATCAACACGCCGTTCATCGCTCCGGGTGACGCCCTGTACCTGCAGGGTTCGTACGGCGAAGGCGCCCAGCTCTACACGGGCTACTCCTCGTACATCGGCTCTTACACGGTCAGCGCCGGCAACACCCAGGGTGCGCAGTTCGCCAGCTACTTCGCCGATGCCGCGGTGAACCCGGTGAACGGCAAGATGGAGCTGTCGACCAGCTGGACGGTCGTCGGTTCGTACCTCCACTACTGGACCCCCGAGTGGCGTTCGGCGTTCATCGGCAGCTACGGCGAGATGACCTTCGGCCGCACCAGCCGCAACCTGCTCGGCGCGCTGAACTTCAACGGCCTCGGCAACCCGGTCAACAGCCCCGGCGCCTTCGCCTACAGCGCCGCCCTGCGCGACACCAGCCAGATCGTTGTCGGCGCCAACCTGATCTGGTCGCCGGTCAAGGATCTCGATATCGGCGTCGAGGGTCTCTACAACCGCGTCGACCTCAAGGGCGGCGCCGTGGTCGACCAGAACAAGGCTCCGGGCCAGGTCCCGGTGGGCCTGAACGCCGCCGGTCTGCCGACCAACGCCGCCGGCGTGGTGCTGCCGACTGCCAAGTCTGCCGACACGTTCAACATCCGCATGCGCGTCCAGCGCGACTTCTAA
- a CDS encoding DUF2147 domain-containing protein, translating into MRSILIPTIAASLLSAGVTAAAAAGDPSGTWLTEDGRAKIRIEKCGPGAAHACGKVVWLKTPLNDQGQPRTDIKNPDPKKRSRPVIGLTLMDGLKPDDGAFKGQIYNAEEGKIYDVSISRESASELAISGCMLKILCGSQTWTKAPDEFAQVAPVPAKAKPAAAKPAAN; encoded by the coding sequence ATGCGCTCGATCCTGATCCCGACCATCGCCGCCTCCCTGCTCTCGGCGGGCGTCACCGCCGCGGCCGCCGCCGGCGATCCCTCCGGGACCTGGCTCACCGAGGACGGCCGGGCCAAGATCAGAATCGAGAAATGCGGTCCCGGTGCCGCCCATGCCTGCGGCAAGGTGGTGTGGCTGAAGACGCCGCTGAACGACCAGGGCCAGCCGCGCACCGACATCAAGAATCCCGATCCGAAGAAGCGCAGCCGCCCGGTGATCGGCCTCACCCTGATGGACGGGCTGAAGCCCGACGACGGTGCCTTCAAGGGCCAGATCTACAACGCCGAAGAGGGCAAGATCTACGACGTCTCGATCAGCCGAGAGAGCGCCAGCGAACTCGCGATCTCGGGCTGCATGCTGAAGATCCTGTGCGGCTCGCAGACCTGGACCAAGGCCCCGGACGAGTTCGCCCAGGTCGCGCCGGTGCCCGCCAAGGCGAAGCCCGCGGCCGCCAAGCCTGCTGCGAACTAA
- a CDS encoding glutathione S-transferase family protein yields the protein MSAVTTPPIDLYYWTTPNGWKASIMLEECGLPYRMVPVNIGKGAQSAPEFLAVSPHGKIPVIVDPDGPGGTPITVFESNAILQYLGRKTGLFYPSEERARISVDIWLFWQAANFGPTLGQTHHFRIYASEKIPYAVERFTAATMRLYATLDAQLGRHSHVAGDEYTIADIAILPWAKMWERQGQDIAAFPNVAAWIDRMKARPGVQRGFRLKPDPEEAPGPRG from the coding sequence ATGTCGGCCGTGACGACGCCGCCGATCGACCTCTATTACTGGACGACGCCCAACGGCTGGAAAGCCTCGATCATGCTGGAGGAATGCGGGCTGCCGTACCGCATGGTCCCGGTCAACATCGGCAAGGGCGCGCAGAGCGCACCCGAGTTCCTGGCCGTGTCGCCGCACGGCAAGATCCCGGTCATCGTCGATCCGGACGGGCCCGGCGGCACACCGATCACGGTGTTCGAATCGAACGCCATCCTGCAATATCTCGGCCGCAAGACCGGGCTGTTCTACCCGTCGGAGGAGCGGGCCCGGATCTCGGTCGACATCTGGCTGTTCTGGCAGGCGGCGAATTTCGGGCCGACGCTGGGCCAGACCCACCACTTCCGCATCTACGCCTCGGAGAAAATCCCCTACGCGGTCGAGCGCTTCACCGCCGCGACAATGAGGCTCTACGCCACGCTCGACGCCCAGCTCGGCCGCCATTCCCATGTCGCAGGTGACGAGTACACCATCGCCGACATCGCGATCCTGCCCTGGGCCAAGATGTGGGAGCGCCAGGGCCAGGACATCGCCGCATTCCCGAACGTCGCCGCCTGGATCGACAGGATGAAGGCCCGTCCAGGCGTGCAGCGCGGGTTCCGGCTCAAGCCGGACCCGGAGGAGGCTCCGGGCCCGCGGGGTTGA
- a CDS encoding sensor histidine kinase, with protein sequence MRVGHKIFLVGGLPIAIAALIALAGWLLLAQAEKARDGAVLAGAIYRTLTLSTTVRDEFLTARPAERTDHAERFARLTAESAGSLDDLRRFARTPDQAARIEAARAALKDSIEQMQALVRITRENDGLIAEMAARADALVSLADQARDRQRAANTDLVVSLTDKARTLRQVRDVVGAVNELRALVAETEIEALRGAGPAPSSSSGTGGAGPAPSSSSGTGEAGPTPSPPRSAGPPPSMVQVRNAARDLAAALKGDGREREAEELLILTAAYEAWRGSEEPHPFAAGGIVSDPAPLPSPVNVLDEWCERVLKIDGSAQRALHEEVTQLLSYAVQANETEQATQNIALETLKLGQRTAEALRRRDVPAVAAMLEDGQRLSETAAALPISPLIQGEMIEAIDGWRERLGTTVEGLRRQNDGIAAMDGLAAAIGETARSLNEIFIDDADRLGTFLLRLLLVGAGAGLVIGSTVGLAAAGSITAPLRQLQRSMLALAADPARRDVGAEVGRRRDELGDMARATAMFVDEIGRRERALRRAKEEADRTLAELRQTQSDLIQAEKLASLGQLVAGVAHEINTPLGIALTTATLVRDEARDFGEVAKTGQLSRSRLSHFVDRMQEGSHLLTANLARAADLVHSFKQVAVDRVSDEHRRFSLREWLGELLRSLGPLLRRGGHRLDLDAGEEVEVDTHPGALAQVITNLVKNAVVHAFADGTPGRIVVAVTHEGGWVRLEVRDDGRGIAAADRERIFDPFFTTARHRGSSGLGMHIVYNLVTGQLQGRIAVESREGSGTLVRVEFPACLAPAAPVRAGAESRVAAQ encoded by the coding sequence ATGCGGGTCGGCCACAAGATCTTCCTGGTCGGCGGTCTGCCGATCGCCATCGCGGCGCTGATCGCGCTCGCGGGCTGGCTCCTGCTCGCCCAGGCCGAGAAGGCCCGCGACGGGGCGGTGCTGGCCGGCGCGATCTACCGCACCCTGACCCTGTCGACTACGGTGCGCGACGAGTTCCTGACCGCGCGCCCGGCCGAGCGCACCGACCATGCCGAGCGCTTCGCCCGCCTGACCGCGGAATCCGCCGGCTCCCTCGACGACCTGCGCCGCTTCGCCCGCACCCCGGACCAGGCGGCCCGCATCGAGGCGGCCCGGGCGGCGCTCAAGGATTCGATCGAGCAGATGCAGGCCCTGGTGCGGATCACCCGGGAGAATGACGGGCTGATCGCCGAGATGGCGGCCCGGGCCGACGCCCTGGTGAGTCTCGCCGATCAGGCCCGGGACCGCCAGCGCGCCGCCAACACCGATCTCGTCGTCTCCCTCACCGACAAGGCCCGGACCCTGCGCCAGGTCCGCGACGTGGTCGGCGCCGTCAACGAGCTGCGCGCCCTGGTGGCGGAGACGGAGATCGAGGCCTTGCGCGGGGCCGGCCCCGCGCCATCATCCTCATCCGGAACCGGCGGGGCCGGCCCCGCGCCATCGTCCTCATCCGGAACCGGCGAGGCCGGCCCCACGCCGTCTCCTCCGCGATCCGCCGGCCCGCCGCCCTCGATGGTCCAGGTGCGCAACGCCGCCCGCGACCTCGCGGCGGCGCTGAAGGGGGACGGACGCGAGCGCGAGGCGGAGGAACTCCTGATCCTGACCGCCGCCTACGAGGCCTGGCGCGGATCCGAGGAGCCGCACCCCTTCGCGGCGGGGGGCATCGTGTCGGACCCCGCGCCGCTCCCCTCCCCGGTCAACGTCCTCGACGAGTGGTGCGAGCGGGTCCTCAAGATCGACGGGTCGGCCCAGCGCGCCCTGCACGAGGAGGTCACGCAGCTCCTCTCCTACGCGGTCCAGGCCAACGAGACCGAGCAGGCGACCCAGAACATCGCGCTCGAGACCCTCAAGCTCGGCCAGCGCACCGCCGAAGCCCTGCGCCGGCGCGACGTCCCGGCGGTGGCCGCGATGCTGGAGGACGGTCAGCGCCTGTCCGAGACCGCCGCGGCGCTGCCGATCTCGCCGCTGATCCAGGGCGAGATGATCGAGGCCATCGACGGCTGGCGCGAGCGCCTGGGCACCACGGTCGAGGGCCTGCGCCGGCAGAACGACGGCATCGCCGCGATGGACGGCCTCGCCGCGGCGATCGGCGAGACCGCCCGGAGCCTCAACGAGATCTTCATCGACGATGCCGATCGCCTCGGCACCTTCCTGTTGCGCCTGCTGCTCGTCGGCGCCGGGGCCGGCCTGGTGATCGGCTCGACGGTGGGCCTCGCGGCGGCTGGCTCGATCACCGCGCCCCTGCGCCAGCTCCAGCGCAGCATGCTGGCGCTCGCCGCCGATCCGGCCCGCCGCGACGTCGGGGCCGAGGTCGGGCGCCGCCGCGACGAGCTCGGCGACATGGCCCGGGCGACCGCGATGTTCGTCGACGAGATCGGCCGGCGCGAGCGGGCGCTCAGGCGGGCCAAGGAGGAGGCCGACCGGACGCTCGCCGAATTGCGCCAGACCCAGTCCGACCTGATCCAGGCGGAGAAGCTCGCCTCGCTCGGCCAGCTCGTCGCCGGGGTGGCGCACGAGATCAACACGCCGCTCGGCATCGCGCTCACCACCGCGACCCTCGTGCGCGACGAGGCGCGCGACTTCGGCGAGGTGGCGAAGACCGGGCAGCTCTCGCGCTCGCGCCTCTCCCATTTCGTCGACCGGATGCAGGAGGGCTCGCACCTGCTCACCGCCAACCTCGCCCGGGCCGCGGATCTCGTCCACAGCTTCAAGCAGGTCGCGGTCGACCGGGTGAGCGACGAGCACCGCCGCTTCTCTTTGCGCGAGTGGCTGGGGGAATTGCTGCGCAGCCTCGGGCCGCTGCTGCGGCGCGGCGGGCACCGCCTCGACCTCGATGCCGGCGAGGAGGTCGAGGTCGATACCCATCCCGGAGCGCTGGCTCAGGTCATCACCAACCTGGTCAAGAACGCGGTGGTGCACGCCTTCGCCGACGGGACGCCGGGACGCATCGTCGTCGCGGTGACCCATGAGGGCGGATGGGTGCGCCTCGAGGTGCGCGACGACGGGCGCGGCATCGCGGCGGCGGACCGGGAACGCATCTTCGATCCGTTCTTCACCACCGCCCGCCACCGCGGCAGCTCGGGCTTGGGCATGCACATCGTCTACAATCTCGTCACCGGGCAGCTGCAGGGGCGCATCGCGGTGGAGAGCCGGGAGGGCAGCGGCACCCTGGTGCGGGTCGAGTTCCCAGCCTGCCTCGCGCCGGCGGCGCCCGTCCGGGCGGGCGCGGAGAGCCGGGTGGCGGCGCAGTGA
- the ndk gene encoding nucleoside-diphosphate kinase, with product MATERTFSILKPDATARNLTGAVNAVIEEAGLRIVAQRRIRMSDAQAKKFYEIHAERPFYGELVEFMTSGPVVVQVLEGENAVAKYREVMGATNPAQAAEGTIRQKFAKSVGENTVHGSDSLENAGIEIKQFFDDKDIVG from the coding sequence ATGGCCACCGAGCGCACCTTCTCCATCCTGAAGCCCGACGCCACCGCCCGGAACCTCACCGGCGCGGTCAACGCCGTGATCGAGGAGGCGGGCCTGCGCATCGTCGCCCAGCGCCGCATCCGCATGTCCGACGCCCAGGCCAAGAAGTTCTACGAGATTCACGCCGAGCGTCCGTTCTACGGCGAGCTCGTGGAGTTCATGACCTCGGGCCCGGTCGTGGTCCAGGTGCTCGAGGGCGAGAACGCCGTCGCCAAGTACCGTGAGGTCATGGGCGCCACCAACCCGGCCCAGGCCGCCGAGGGCACCATCCGCCAGAAGTTCGCGAAGTCGGTCGGCGAGAACACCGTCCACGGCTCCGACAGCCTCGAGAACGCCGGCATCGAGATCAAGCAGTTCTTCGACGACAAGGACATCGTCGGCTGA
- a CDS encoding molybdopterin-containing oxidoreductase family protein, with amino-acid sequence MTGQPRIERTTSTCPHDCPSVCALEVEVIDGATIGRVRGNPRHSYTAGVVCAKVARYAERIHHPDRLTRPLIRTGRKGSGEFAAIGWDEALDRVAQEFLKAEAAHGPEAVWPYYYAGTMGLVMRDGINRLRHAKGYSGQFSTICTTLAWSGYIAGTGRLAGVDPREIAESDCVVIWGTNPVHTQVNLMTHVQAARKNRGAKVVVVDIYDNPTMKQADLALLLRPGTDGALACAVMHVLFRDGLADRDYMARYTDCPEELDAHLKTRDPAWAAAITGLTVEEIERFAHLVGETKNTFFRLGYGFARSRNGAVNMHAALCIPAVTGAWQHRGGGAFHSNSGVFGLNKRLIEGLDAARPGTRMLDQSQIGRVLTGDPEALRHGPPVTAMLIQNTNPVSVAPEQELVKRGFAREDLFVCVHEQFMTETARMADLVLPATMFLEHDDLYTGGGQQHIQLGLKRIDPPASCRSNHEVIGSLAERLGAEHPGFAMSPRELIDATLKASRRGSLAELEGDGFLDVQPAYERAHFLDGFAYPDRRFRFRPDWSKVPVAQDGPRGPAMPPLPDHWEAPLMVATEAHPFRLATSPARNFLNSSFTETPTSLAKERHPTVMIHPEDAGPLGIGEGAWVRLSNERGAVTLRATLFSGLRRGVLIAESIWPNDAYPDGRGINTLTGADAPAPFGGAAFHDNRVAIAALPQ; translated from the coding sequence GTGACGGGGCAGCCACGGATCGAGCGGACGACCTCCACCTGCCCGCACGACTGCCCGTCGGTCTGCGCCCTCGAGGTCGAGGTGATCGACGGCGCCACGATCGGGCGGGTGCGCGGCAACCCGCGCCACAGCTACACGGCGGGCGTCGTCTGCGCCAAGGTCGCCCGCTACGCCGAGCGCATCCACCATCCCGACCGGCTGACCCGGCCGCTCATCCGCACCGGGCGAAAAGGCTCGGGCGAGTTCGCAGCCATCGGCTGGGACGAGGCGCTCGATCGTGTGGCGCAAGAATTCCTCAAGGCGGAGGCCGCGCACGGGCCGGAGGCGGTCTGGCCGTATTATTATGCCGGCACGATGGGGCTGGTGATGCGCGACGGCATCAACCGCCTGCGCCACGCCAAGGGCTATTCCGGCCAGTTCTCCACCATCTGCACCACGCTGGCCTGGTCGGGCTACATCGCCGGCACCGGCCGCCTCGCCGGGGTCGATCCGCGCGAGATCGCCGAGAGCGACTGCGTGGTGATCTGGGGCACCAACCCGGTGCATACCCAGGTCAACCTGATGACCCACGTCCAGGCCGCCCGCAAGAATCGCGGTGCCAAAGTCGTGGTCGTCGACATCTACGACAACCCGACCATGAAACAGGCCGATCTCGCCCTGCTGCTGCGGCCGGGCACCGACGGGGCGCTCGCCTGCGCGGTGATGCACGTGCTGTTTCGCGACGGCCTGGCCGACCGCGACTACATGGCCCGCTACACCGACTGCCCGGAGGAGCTGGACGCCCACCTGAAGACCCGCGACCCCGCCTGGGCCGCCGCGATCACCGGCCTCACGGTCGAGGAGATCGAGCGTTTCGCCCACCTCGTCGGCGAGACGAAGAACACCTTCTTCCGCCTCGGCTACGGATTCGCCCGCAGCCGCAACGGCGCCGTCAACATGCATGCGGCGCTCTGCATCCCGGCGGTGACCGGCGCCTGGCAGCATCGCGGCGGCGGCGCCTTCCACTCGAACAGCGGCGTGTTCGGCCTCAACAAGCGGCTGATCGAGGGTCTGGATGCTGCCCGGCCCGGCACCCGGATGCTCGACCAGTCGCAGATCGGCCGGGTGCTCACCGGCGACCCGGAGGCGTTGCGCCACGGCCCGCCGGTGACCGCGATGCTGATCCAGAACACCAACCCGGTCTCGGTCGCCCCCGAGCAGGAGCTGGTGAAGCGGGGATTTGCCCGCGAGGACCTGTTCGTCTGCGTCCACGAGCAGTTCATGACCGAGACCGCCCGGATGGCCGATCTGGTCCTCCCGGCCACGATGTTCCTGGAACACGACGACCTCTATACCGGCGGCGGCCAGCAGCACATCCAGCTCGGCTTGAAGCGCATCGACCCGCCGGCCTCGTGCCGCTCGAACCACGAGGTGATCGGGAGCCTCGCCGAGCGCCTCGGCGCCGAGCATCCGGGCTTCGCCATGAGCCCGCGCGAGTTGATCGACGCCACGCTGAAGGCCTCGCGCCGCGGCAGCCTCGCCGAGTTGGAGGGAGACGGCTTCCTCGACGTGCAGCCTGCTTACGAGCGCGCCCATTTCCTCGACGGCTTCGCCTATCCCGACCGGCGCTTCCGCTTCCGGCCCGACTGGAGCAAGGTGCCGGTGGCGCAGGATGGGCCGCGCGGGCCGGCGATGCCGCCGCTCCCCGACCATTGGGAGGCACCCCTGATGGTGGCGACGGAGGCGCATCCGTTCCGCCTCGCCACCAGCCCGGCGCGCAACTTCCTCAATTCGAGCTTCACCGAGACCCCGACCTCGCTCGCCAAGGAGCGGCACCCGACGGTGATGATCCACCCGGAGGATGCCGGGCCGCTCGGGATCGGGGAGGGGGCGTGGGTGCGGCTCTCCAACGAGCGTGGCGCCGTGACGCTGCGGGCAACGCTGTTTTCGGGCCTGCGCCGTGGGGTGCTGATCGCCGAATCGATCTGGCCCAACGATGCCTACCCGGACGGGCGCGGCATCAACACCCTGACGGGAGCCGACGCGCCGGCCCCGTTCGGCGGCGCCGCCTTCCACGACAACCGGGTCGCCATCGCGGCCCTGCCGCAGTAA
- a CDS encoding ABC transporter substrate-binding protein: MLGQTRRIRNWSRAAGGQSRACLRAASALFAALWLAASPAAARTLVFCSEGNPESLNPQLVTTTTGMDAAWPVFDTLVAFEPGTTTIRPSLAESWTVSPDGRDYTFTLRANVAFHRNARFTPTRPLAAEDVVFSITRQWKPDHPYHRVSGGQYAYFRDLGLPDLIEAVEALDTRTVRFRLREADATFLPNIAMALGAIQSAEYAARLTAAGEPERLDREPIGTGPFSFVAFQPDVALRYRAFPDYWGGRQPIDSLVFSITANAAVRLAKVRAGECHLMPFPNPADLDAIRADPALTLMREEELNIGYLALNVTKPPFDDLRVRRAVAMAIDKAAIVEGIYGPGGTAARSPLPPNLWGHDPALRDPPLDRVAAQKLLAEAGFPSGFEAELWYPPVSRAYNPNGRRVADMIQADLARIGVRLRLLTDEWSAYRAKMLAGVPAMALFGWTADNGDPDNFLGVLLGCVPARPGGSNVARWCDPAFDALVTRARRLPDQEARAALYRQAQGIFAREVPWVPIAHSAVFVVARREVTGYRMDPLGRHLFRGVGLSGPDARGAPAPRPHGVTGPVP, translated from the coding sequence ATGCTCGGCCAGACTCGACGAATCCGGAATTGGAGCCGGGCCGCAGGCGGCCAGTCCCGGGCGTGTCTTCGCGCCGCGTCGGCCCTCTTCGCCGCGCTATGGCTCGCGGCGTCGCCGGCCGCTGCCAGGACCCTGGTCTTCTGCTCCGAGGGCAATCCCGAATCGCTCAACCCGCAACTCGTCACCACGACGACCGGGATGGATGCGGCCTGGCCGGTCTTCGACACCCTGGTGGCGTTCGAGCCCGGCACCACCACGATCCGCCCGAGCCTCGCCGAATCCTGGACGGTCTCGCCGGACGGGCGCGACTACACCTTCACGCTCCGCGCGAACGTCGCCTTCCACCGCAATGCCCGGTTCACGCCGACCCGGCCGCTCGCCGCCGAGGACGTGGTGTTCTCGATCACCCGGCAATGGAAGCCGGACCATCCGTATCACCGGGTCTCGGGCGGCCAGTACGCCTACTTCCGCGATCTCGGCCTGCCCGACCTGATCGAGGCGGTCGAGGCGCTTGATACCCGCACCGTGCGGTTCCGCCTGCGCGAGGCCGACGCCACCTTCCTGCCGAACATCGCCATGGCGTTGGGGGCGATCCAGTCGGCGGAATATGCCGCCAGGCTCACGGCGGCCGGCGAGCCGGAGCGCCTCGATCGCGAGCCGATCGGCACCGGGCCGTTCAGTTTCGTGGCGTTCCAGCCCGACGTTGCGCTCCGCTACCGCGCCTTCCCGGATTACTGGGGCGGGCGCCAGCCGATCGACAGCCTGGTCTTCTCGATCACCGCCAACGCGGCGGTGCGGCTCGCCAAGGTCCGGGCCGGCGAGTGCCACCTGATGCCGTTCCCGAACCCCGCCGACCTCGACGCGATCCGGGCCGATCCGGCGCTGACCCTGATGCGCGAGGAGGAGCTGAATATCGGCTACCTCGCCCTCAACGTGACGAAGCCCCCGTTCGACGACCTGCGGGTGCGCCGCGCTGTCGCGATGGCGATCGACAAGGCGGCGATCGTCGAGGGAATCTACGGCCCGGGCGGCACGGCGGCCCGCTCGCCCCTGCCGCCGAACCTCTGGGGCCACGATCCGGCGCTCCGGGATCCGCCCCTCGACCGGGTAGCGGCGCAGAAGCTGCTGGCCGAGGCGGGCTTCCCCTCCGGTTTCGAGGCGGAACTCTGGTACCCGCCGGTGAGCCGGGCCTACAACCCCAACGGCCGGCGCGTCGCCGACATGATCCAGGCCGACCTCGCCCGCATCGGCGTGCGGTTGCGGCTGCTCACCGACGAGTGGAGCGCCTACCGGGCCAAGATGCTGGCCGGCGTGCCGGCGATGGCCCTGTTCGGCTGGACCGCCGACAATGGCGATCCGGACAACTTCCTCGGCGTGCTGCTCGGCTGCGTGCCGGCGCGGCCCGGCGGCAGCAACGTCGCCCGCTGGTGCGACCCCGCCTTCGACGCCCTGGTGACCCGGGCCCGGCGCCTGCCCGACCAGGAGGCCCGGGCCGCGCTCTACAGGCAGGCACAAGGAATCTTCGCCCGCGAGGTGCCGTGGGTGCCGATCGCCCATTCGGCGGTGTTCGTGGTCGCCCGGCGTGAGGTGACCGGCTACCGCATGGATCCCCTCGGCCGGCACCTGTTTCGCGGCGTGGGCCTGAGCGGTCCGGATGCGCGCGGGGCCCCGGCGCCCCGGCCTCATGGTGTCACCGGGCCGGTGCCGTAG